A window of Hydrogenimonas thermophila genomic DNA:
ACAGCCTCTATACTGCGCTGATAGTGAGTAACAGTACAAACCCCACAGATACGCATAGCTAAAAGACCGCAATCTCTAGGGTCACGCCCTTTAAGAATTGTCTCTATTCCTCGAAACATTGTAGATGAGCTGAAGGCATCAACAATTGTATTGTTATCGTCAATGACAGCTTCTATGCGAAGGTGTCCTTCTATTCTTGTTATTGGATCTATTACTATATGTTTAGCCATTACGCTTCCCCCTTATCAGCTCTCTTTTTTTCCAATGCCGTTGCAGCAGCATAAATACCGGCACCTATTTCAGTTGCAGCGACTACTCCAAAACTTGATCTATCTATTTTTGTGTCAATACTGTTTGATGCAACTACTATAGTTGTATCATCTATAGGTCTCTCAAACGCATATTTGTCCCAAAAGTCAGGCTCTGAACATCCAATACATCCACGACCTGCACCTATTGGCCAGTTAACACCGTCGTTGTAGCGTACAATTCCACAGTTATTGAAAGTCATTGGTCCTTTACAACCCATTTTATAGAGACAGAAGTTGTTTTTTGCTCCTGCATCTCCCCACTCTTCTACAAACTCACCTGCATCAAAGTGAACACGTCGCTCACAAGTGTCATGTATGCGATATCCAAATGCAAACTTAGGTCGAAGAAGAGAGTCTAGTTCAGGAAGCTCTCCTGTTAGAACATAGTGTAAAATCACTCCAACCATATTTGCAGGGTTTGCAGGACATGCCGGAATATTGATAATAGGCTTGCCTGAGACAATATCCATTACCCCTTTTGCTCCGGTTGGATTTGGTGCTGCTGCAGGGACTCCGCCAAATGTTGCACAGCTTCCGACAGCAACAACTGCCGCAGCATCAGCAGATAAGCGTTTCAAATGCTCTTCAAATGTCTCTCCACTAGCTCCAATCGTTCCATAATACCCGCCAATTGCCGTAGGAATTGAACCTTCAACAAACAGAAGATACCTTCCTTTAAATGTATTGATAGCATCTTGCATCTGTGCTTCAGCCTGATGTCCGGCTGCTGCCATTAAAGTTTCGTGAAACTCCAAACTGATAATCTCTAAAATAATCTCATCCACTTTTGGTTTTTCACTTCTAAGCAAAGCTTCGCTGTTTCCAGCACAATCTTGCAACTCTATCCAGATAACAGGTACACGGTTCAT
This region includes:
- a CDS encoding hydrogenase small subunit; translated protein: MIDKKDAVQKLFTAKSSRVDTNKGDTYYQKLYEQCKQRIENLKNIEPFGGNKAQLQDVLSAEGCDRRDFLKWVSATTAMLMLPSFFEPLVAEAAEVMNRVPVIWIELQDCAGNSEALLRSEKPKVDEIILEIISLEFHETLMAAAGHQAEAQMQDAINTFKGRYLLFVEGSIPTAIGGYYGTIGASGETFEEHLKRLSADAAAVVAVGSCATFGGVPAAAPNPTGAKGVMDIVSGKPIINIPACPANPANMVGVILHYVLTGELPELDSLLRPKFAFGYRIHDTCERRVHFDAGEFVEEWGDAGAKNNFCLYKMGCKGPMTFNNCGIVRYNDGVNWPIGAGRGCIGCSEPDFWDKYAFERPIDDTTIVVASNSIDTKIDRSSFGVVAATEIGAGIYAAATALEKKRADKGEA